CGCGACGCACCGTCGGCGGCGCCACAGTCGGACGCGCGCAAAATCGTCACGATTCTCTTCGCCGATCTCGCGGGTTCGACCGCGCTGCACGAGCGCCTCGATCCGGAGTCGGTGCGCTCGTTCATGGAAAGCTACTATGCCGCCATGCGCGCGGCCATCGATGCGCACGGTGGCACGCTCGTCAAGCTTCTCGGTGACGGCGTGATGGCAGCGTTCGGTGTACCGCACGTCGCCGAAGACGATGCGATTCGCGCGGTACACGCAGGCACTGCAATGCAGCAGGCGTTCCGGCAACTCGCGCGCGAGCACGCCGACATCGACCTCCGCGTCGCGATCAATACCGGCGAGGTCGTCGTCGGCACCGACAATGCAGACGTGCTCGGCGATCCGGTCAACGTTGCGGCGCGCCTCCAGCAGGAAGCGCGGGCCGGCGACGTCGTGGTCGGTGAAACGACGCGCCGCCTGGTTGCCGCGCATGTGACCCTGGAGCCGCTCGGCAGCTTCACACTCAGGGGTCGGGCCGAACAGGTCAAGGCCTACCGCCTGGTATCGCTCGAACGGCCGAGCCGCGTCGCAACCGCCGCGTTCGTCGGACGCAGCATGGAAATGGGGAGGATCACTGCGATCTTCGATGCGGCGGTCGCCCAGCCCGCCGCGCGGCTTGCCGTGCTGCTGGGCTCGCCGGGGCTCGGGAAGTCGCGCCTGATCGCCGAGATCACGAGCTCACTTGGCGACAATGCGACCGCCGTCTTCGCGCAGTGCGATGCCGCCGGCGGGAAGACATTCGCTCCGATCGCCGGTGCACTTCGCGAGCTTCTCGGCGCGGGCCTCGTCGAGTCGGGTGACGCCACGGACAGCGCCGGCACGCTGCGCAGCGCCGTCGAGGCCGCAATCCCGACGAGCGATGCCGAACGGCTGCGAATAGCCTCCGGGATCGCGGCGCTGCTGGTCGGATCTCCGGCGTCGCCGGAAGAAACGTTCTTCGTCATCCGGCGCTTCCTGACCGGGCTCGCTCAGAACAGGCCCGTCGTCCTCGTGATCGACGACCTGCACTGGGCCGAGCCGCTGCTTCTCGATCTCGTCGAGCACCTCGTGCAGTGGGGCAGCGGCGTGCCGTTGCTCGTGCTCATCGGCGCACGGCCGGAGCTGCGCGACCTGCGGTCGTCGCTGGTCACACGCGGCGGGATCGTCTCCGACGTCATTACGCTCGTCGGTCTCGATGCGGGTGCGGCGATGCAGCTTGCGGCCAGCGTCATCGGCGCCAGTGACCTGCCGGCGACCGTGGTTGCCAAAGTGCTCTCCACAACGGAGGGCAATCCGCTGTTTGTCGGCGAGCTCGTACGCATGCTCGTGGACGAGGGTGCGCTCGAGCGCCAGGGCGACCGCTGGATCATCGGCGCAAACCTCGCGGCGCTGGAGATGCCGCCGACCATCCATGCGCTTCTCGCTGCGCGTATCGAACGCCTGCGTCCCGAAGAGCGCACGGTTCTCGAGCACGCGTCCGTGGTCGGCCGGCACTTCTCGCGAAGCGCAGTCTGCGCGCTTCTCGGCCTGAGTGGGAGTGAGCTCGACGCACGCCTGGAGACGCTGCGCCGCACCGAGCTGATCGAGCCCGACACGGGATGGTTCCTCGGCGAGCCGGTGCTGCGCTTCCATCATGTGTTGATCCGCGATGCGGCTTATCGGCGCCTGCTCAAGGGCAAGCGCGCGGAGCTGCACGCGCAGCTTGCCGAGTGGATCGAAGCAAAGGTGCGCGATGCGCCCGAGCACGACGAAACCGTCGGCCACCATCTCGAACAGGCGCACCGGCTTCTGTCCGAGCTCGGCCAGCAGGATCAGAAGACCAGAATGCTCGGCGAGCGGGCCGCGAACCGCCTCGCGGCCGCGGGTCGGCGAGCGCTTGGCGGCGACGACGTACCGCTGGCGGCGAACCTGCTTGGAAGAGCCATTGCACGTCTCGACGCGGGCGACACGGCGCGCGCCGAGCTCGCGCTCGACTGGTGCGAAGCACTGCTCAGCGCCGGAGACGTCGCCCAGGCAAAGACTGCCATCGCAGAGTTGAGCCGATTTACCACGCCGCGCGCCGCGGATCTGACGACCGCCGACGAAACGACTGCGATCAGGCGACTTTCCGCCTGGCATGTCTGCTTCACCGGGCAGCTGACGGTGCTGACCTCACCGCAAGGACTGCAGGACGTCGCGGGCTCCGTCTCCGCCGCCTCGAAGGAGCTCGCCTCGCTCGGCGATTCGGCCGGTGAGGCCAAAGCACACTTCGTTCACGCACTCGCACTCGCACGACTCGGCAAAGTCGGGAGCTGCGAGGGCGCGCTCGATCGTGCTCTGGCGGCCGCGCGCGGAGCCGGCGACAGGCGCCGCGCGAACACCGTCCTCGCAATCGCTCCGATCGCCGCGCTCTGGGGACCGAGCCCGGTCACGCGCGCGAGCGGCCGCTGTCTCGACGTCGTGCGCGTTCTGCGCATCACGCAGGGCGCACCGGCCGTGGAAGCGGTCGCGCTGTCGTGCCAGGGCGTGCTCGAGGCGCTGCGCGGCCGGACCGAGGCCGCACGCCGCATGATCACGTCGGCCCATAAAATGGTCGAAGAGCTCGGTATCACGCAGCGCGTGCTCGAAGCCGACGTGTCCGCCGGCCTCGTCGAGCTTCTCGAAGGCGATGCGCCGGCCGCCGAGCGCAACCTTCGCGGCGCCTACGAAGGGCTGCGCGATCTTGGCCTCGGAATCGGCGCGGCACAGGCATCGGCGCTGCTCGCACGGGCGCTGCTGGCGCAGAATCGAGACGCGGAAGCCGAAGCACTCTCTTATGAGAGCGAGCTGCTGGCGGGCGACGACCTGAAGGCTGCGATCGCATGGCGCGGCGTGCGCGCCGAGGCGCTCGCGCGACGGGGCGAACATGACGCGGCAGTGGAGCTCGCAACCGCGGCAGTCGAGCTCGCTTCGGCAACGGATGCGCTACTCGATCACGCCGACGCACGCCTTGCGCTTGCGGCAGCACTTCGCGCTGCAGGTCGCGATGCCGAAGCAGACGCCGAGGAGCGGCGCGCCAGGGAACTCTGGGATGCCAAGGGTGCGACGCTGCTCGCCGAGCGTGCGCCGCGCCCGGCTGTTTCGGCCGGTCCCACTATTGCAACCGCGGCCGCGCAGCCGCCCACGGCCGTGGCGAATACCGCCCGGTCGGGCCGCCGATTCACCCGCAACTTTGCCGTTCAGAACCGCGACCGTATCGCATCGGCAATTGCCGCTGCCGACGTGCAGGCGCTCGACACCGTGTACCGCTCCGATGTCGAGGTCATCGACCATCTGCACGCACGCAGTTATGGCTACGACGGCGTGCGTGAACTGATGCGGCTGCGGATAGTAGAATCCGAGACCGCCACGTTGCCGTACGAACCGCTGGCGACGCTCGGAGAGTCGCTTCTCGTCTGCCGAGTTCGTAGCACGTCCACCGGCTCGACTGTCGGCACCGCAACAATCGGTGCGACAGACGTGCCATACATCGAGGTCATCAACGCCGACGAAGCGGGTCGGGCGAGACGGATCTACATTTTCGGAGAAGACAAGCTCGGCGAAGCGATCGTGTGTCTGTATGAGCGCTACGCCGAGCTGCAGCCCGACGGACCTGCACGTAATCGCGCGGCGCAGGTCGCGCGGTCCGTCGCCGCTTACGACGGACCTTTCAACCCCGATCGCCTCGCCAGCGAATTGTCTCCAGGCTTCCGCTTCATCGATCACCGGCCTCTTGCGACGTGGTCCGCGCGAGACCCGAATGAGTTCGTGAAGCACTGGCGGCTTCAGCGTGACCTTGCGCCGGACGTTGCGCAGCGCTTCGAAGACGTTCTCGCCTGCACACTCGATGCGCTGCTCGTCCGCGTGACCGCCTTCGGTACCGGTCGCGACAGCGGCGGGGCTTTCGAAAACCGCACCTGCTGCGTCCTCACATTCGCACCCGACGGCCGCAGCATTGGCGGCGAGCTGTTCGAAGCGGAGTGCGAGGCCGAGGCGCGGGCTCGCTTCGACGAGATCACGACGGGCTGGCCGCCGCGCGCCGTACGGCGTCGCGTGCGGCCAAACGCTGCTACTGTTGCGACTGACCGGATCTCAGCCGTTGTCGAACGGAGGGACGCTTCGGGTCTCGACCATCTCGTCCACGATTCGTTCGTGGAGATCGATCATCCGACCGGATCGACCTACGGAAAGGCGGAGGCCACCGCGTCGATCGTTCGATTGCTGCGCTCCGACGACGTGAGCTACAACGTCGAACCGCTCGCGATACTCGGTCCGCTCATGCTTGGCCGCCGCCGCATTCATGCGAGTGGTGCTCACGGACAGCGCTTCGACGTGGGGGAATACGAGAACCACACAATCCTGGTGGCCGAGGTCGATGAGAACGGGATCGTCGTGCGGCACGAGGTGTTTGCTCCCGATCGTCTCGGCCAGGCGATCACCCGGCTGTATGAGTTGTATGCGGAGCGCGAGCCTGAGGGACCCGAGCGCTCGCGTGCACTCGGGATCGCCCGCAGTGCCATCTTTGGCGGACCAATCGACCTGGACCACATGGAGGCAAGTTTAGCCCCGTCAAGTACGAACGTAGACCATCGCGTGTTCAGCACGTGGAGCGCGCAAAACCGCGAAGAGTTCATGCAGCACTGGCGTCAGCAGGCGGTGCTCACTACCGGGTTCAGCGCCCGGACCGACGACGTGCTCGCGCTGGAGCCCGACACGGCGCTCATCCGTTCGACCTACTTCGGCACTTCCCGACAGAGCGGCGGCGCATTCGAGAACCCACTTTGCCTGCTTTTCGAATTCGGAGCCGACGGCATCATTTCGAGCTGCAATACGTTCGAGGCGGAACAGGAGGTCGAAGCGCTTGCTCATTTCGACGAGATGATACGGTCCAAGGGCGCGCGCCTCGCAGAGCTGCGCGCGACCAGCGCCCCGACGGAGCACCCGTTCGCGAATGTGGCGTCGCGGGCTATTCGCACACCGAGCGAAGCCTCGTCTGCGGGCGAGTGGACCGCAGCGTTACGGAAGGGCAATGCGGCCTCCGAAATGATGGAGCGGTGGCGAGCAACCTTCGACGTCGCATTCGCGACCGGCGACTGGAGCGCGATGCGCGCGCTTTGCGCTCCCGCCATGGTGTTCGACGATCGACGGCGCCTCGCGCTCATCTCGGGCGACAGCGAGCTGCTGATCGCGTCGGCGCGCGAACGTGTTGCCATCGGTGCGCGCCCGGAAATGCGCATCGTCGGCGCCGCCGGTGAGCGCGTCATTCTACAGAACCTGCTGTGGTCCGGCGGTCCGCCGGACGGTCGCTTCGAGATCGAATATCTCTCGGTGCAAGAGGCCGATGAGGCAGGACGCCTGACGGCAATTGTCCTGTTCGATAACGACGTCTGGCGCGACGCTCAGCGTGAGGCCTGGAAGCGCTGGGCGGCGATCGATCCGTCGGTGGAGTCGATCACGACGGCGCTCGGCCGGCTGATTGATGCGTGGAACGCCAAGGATCGCGACCTGCTGCATGACGCGCACGCGGCAAACCTCGTTGTCGAGGACCACCGACACGATGGCATCGGACACCTCGAAGGCTCCCAGGCGTACCTCGCGGCCGTGACTGCGCTCTGGAGCCTCGCGCCGGATTTGCAGTTTGCGGCGGGCAGCTTCTGGCTCGCCACTGCCGCGAACGGAGGTGTATTCCATACGCGCCGCATTGGAATGGTCCCTGGAGATGGCGGCGCGTACCAGAGCGACTATCTCGTGCTCATGCTCGTGGACAGCGGACGCATCAGTCACTTCGAGTTCTTCGAGACCGTCGACGCGGATGCGGCGCTTGCACGCTTCGACGAGTTGCGGACCGATCCGGGGAGCGCTCGCATCGCGAGCCCTTCGGCCCTGGCTCGCAATTAGCGACCGGGGCAGGTGCCCGGGCGCAACTCGACTCCACTACGAACATCCTGCGCGTATCACCGGCCGTGATCTGTGCCTTCGCCCGATGCGACCCGAGCGTGGCTCGTACCCCAGAAGTTTGGATACAGCAGGGACAGCCCGACGGTGATTCCGTACTTTGGTGCCGGCCCATAGTCCACCGCATTCCAGAAAGGCTCGACGAAGAGATTGACGTACTGCGAGCCGATCTGGAAAACGCGACCGAATCCAAGATCGATCGGTACCACTTCGCCGTGATTCTCCCAGTCGATGAAAATGACGGGTTGGGAGCGGACGAACCAGCCCTTTCCCAGTTGCAGCGTAAGGAAAGGTCGCACGAGCAGTGCGTTCGCGTCCTTGCGATCGCCGTCGCCGGCAAACGAGATCGGGTTCTGCAGCAGCAGGCCGAGCAACCAGTTGCGCGGCGCATAGGCCGCCACCGCGGCAGGCCCCGCCTGCCACTTCCCCTGACCCGTCTCGTGCGAGCTCGCTGACGGAAACACGAACGAGGCCCCGGCGCCCCAGATGAAACCCCTGTCGGTCTCCATGATGCCGAGATCGGTGAACTGCAGGTCTCCGAAATGCGTCGTGTCGTCCGGCGTCGTCACGGCCACGGGAGCCGCCAGCAGCGAGAGTTGGCGAATCGGAAGCAGACGGTACTGAGGCAGAGGCATCGTCACGGCGATCGATGTCACGTTGCCGTCGCCGTGCAGCTTGTCGAATTCCGGCAGGTACGTGTCCTGGATCCGCAGTTGAAGGATGGTCGAGACCGGCGCGTTTGCCTGCTTGACGAGGTTCGGCTGCTCCACCGACGCGTCCAACCGTTCGTCAGTAGCGGCCGGCTGCTCCACGGACGCGCCCGACCGCTCTTCGGTGACGGCCGGCTGCTGTCCCGGGTCGACCAAGACTGACTCGGCACGAGCTACGGCAGCGATCAGTGCCACCTGGAAAAGCGCAAGTAGGATCGACCGCACCAGGTTCCCCTGAGGGTTTGTCGCACCGAGTCAAGCGCGGCAGGCGGAAACGACGCGACCCCGCGCGACCTCAGCGCAGTCCGCCCCTCCAACGATATCGAGGAGACGCTGGCATTCGTCGTCCCCCGAGCATCGCCGCGCGGATTTCTCGAATGCTTCGTGGATACGCTCGGTGTCGGGTCGAAAACTTCGGTGTCCGGGTCGCGGCAACTGGATTCCAGCGCCGGGCAGCAGCCTCGTCACCGCCACCCGGCCGGCGCGTGTGTCACGGCCCCTCCGTGTATGCCCCCGGCTCCCAGAATCCGTCGGCGTCCGGATCCTGATCCACAAATGGTGCGAGCGCCGTCGAGAACGGCGCCGCGCCGAAATCGTTCCCGTTGAAGAGGTTGGCCCACGTCGGATTGTGGCCGATCGCGTAGTTGACGACAGTCGGTGTCGCGACGTCCGGATGCGAGACGACGACTTCGTTGTCGTTTTCGATGTGCGCATCGGCAAACACGAAGCCGCCGGCAGTATTGCAGCAGACCGCGAAGCCGTGGAGCGGCGCCGCGGCACTCGCCGTGGCGGGCCCGATTTTCAAGCCGTCTGCAGTATTCTCGCGAAACCGGATCCTCACCTGGCTCGGCCCTCCCGGCACGGCTTCGAGGGCCGCCGATTCGTAGATCGGCCCGGAATACGGGAATGCGCCGATCTCGCCTCGAACTGCGTACGTCGTTCCGAGCGCCGCGTCGCCGAGCCGGCGTCCGTACAGGTCAAACTGTTGCGGATGCGTGCCGGACTTGAGATCGATCGACGTCATCACCGACGTGCGCGGGACCGCAAGCGTTCGGAAGAACATCGCGTGCTGCTGCGCCTGCCAGTCGGTGAGCGGGTTGGTCAGCGGAAGTTCTCTTGCCGCCAAATCGGTCCAGCGAAGGCCCGTCCCCGACGGCAGCTCGTGATAGACGAACGGCAAGTCGGGCTGGCCGAAATTGGAGCGCCACGCGCGCATCATCGCCGGAAACAGGTGCGCATAGTCGCCGGGAGTCATCCGGTCGATCCCTTTTTCGCCCTGCCACCACACCACTCCACGAAGCGCCATTGCCTCGCGCGGCTCTCCGGGTTCCACCGGCCGTTCGAGCGGACGAATGTTCTGCTCGTAGTAGAGACAGCGATTGATGATTTCGCCGCCGCAGCCCGTGAACAGCGACTGCACGACGGAATCGCTGTCGCCCGCAGTCTCGGGAGGCAGCCAGTGGCCGAGCGCCGTATCGGATTGCGCGCGGTTGACGAGGCCGATCGGGATGCTGAGATGGTCCGTGAGCTCGGCACCAAAATAGAACGCTGCGCCCGACGGTCGCTGTCCCCAGCGCAGGATCGTCATCGCACGAATCCCCGGGTACAGCGCCGCATCGTCGCCCTTCGGTCCGCGAATCACCATGTTCGACTGGCCGCTGAGCAGCCACACGTCGCCGACCAGGACGTCAGAAAGCACGACGGACGGCGACGTGGCAGCATCCTCGTAAAAGGCGATTTCGTACGGACCTCCAACGGGGAGATCGTCGAAGCGTACCACCCAGCGGCCGGAGGCGTTCGAAGTCGTGCTGCGCGACTGGAGGATCTGGAGCCCTGGCGCCATCGAACGGTCGATGAACTCGGCGCGCACCGGAACGGAGGGGATCGCCTTGCCCCAGATCGGAACCGTCTTGCCTCGCTGCAGGACCATTCCGCTGCCGAAGATCTCCGGACGGTTGCCGGATTCAGCCTTGAAGCTGATCGCGGCGTGCGCCGGAAACGCGGCGAGCGCGGCGAACACCACAACCGCGAAGCGGAGACGATGCACGGCTGGACAGTAGAGGCCCGACCGCCGCCACGCAAGCCTCGAAGCGCGAGCCGCTGCCGTGTCCGTTGCCCAGCGATTCCAGCAGCTCGCCGCACAAGCGGTGGAGCTCGGCCTCGCACCAGCATTCCCCGGTCTCCGCGATCAACGCGACTCCGAAACGGACAGCCGGGAATCGCTGTTGACACCCTGCCGCCGGGAGTTAGCTTCAGATTGAAAAGCGCCGGACATATCCGCGCGCCGGCAGCGGGGTCGAACATCGATCCCGAAGGAGGTTCCGATGAACAGGTACCTCGCGCATCGATCCAGCTACCCCAGCTACCATGTCTCGCACTCGGCAGCGTCAGGGGTGTTTTTCGTCCTCGGCATCGCGCTCATGCTGCTCGCCGTGCACTGGATGGTCCTGGGCAGTTACCTCATGCGCCTGCAACCCTTCTACAGTCCGTGACCGGGCGGCGGACACCCGCCGCTCCTTACCCCGTTCGACCGTTCCGCCAAGGCGCGGCCCGCGCGTGTCGCGGGTCGCGCCTTGGCGTCATCACTGTTCATTCTCGCGAGTGTGCGAGTGCGAGGATTACGGCGTGCACTTCGAGTTGTCGGCAGAATCGATGTTCGCGGGACAGACACCCGTCCCACAACTACCTGCGTCGTCGCAATACTGGCAGCTGGCGACGGTAGCATCCGCACAATCGGGATCCACGATGCCGCATCCGCAGTCGCAGAAGCCGTCCGCGTAGAAACCCGGGTCGCAGGTCCATGCGCCCGGCACCGCGCACTTGGAGTTGTCGGCAGGATCGATGTTCGCAGGGCACGCAATGGACGCGCAACTGCCGACATCATTGCAGTACGCGCAATTGGCGACGGTAGCATCCGCACAATCGGGATCCACGATGCCGCATCCGCAGTCACAGAACCCGTCCCCGTAATACTTCCCACTGCAGGTCCAACCGGCCGGCAGCGTCGTAGTCGTCGTGCTCGTGGTTGTCGTGGTGGTCGTGCTCGTCGTGGTGGTTGTAGTGGTTGTCGTCGTCGTAGTCGTCGTCGTGCTTGTAGTGGTCGTGGTCGGAATCGGTTGACACTGGAAGCTGACGCACTGGCTTCCGACGTCGCAAACGCCGCAGTCGATGGGCAGGCCGCAACCGTTGTCCGGAGTGCCGCACTGGGCTCCTATCGCCGCGCAGGTCTGGGCCGC
The genomic region above belongs to Candidatus Binatia bacterium and contains:
- a CDS encoding adenylate/guanylate cyclase domain-containing protein → MSCAQCGHEPPAGSGFCNHCGAKLTVACPGCGVTPPPGSRFCNECGTPLGAPSRQPTPSIARDAPSAAPQSDARKIVTILFADLAGSTALHERLDPESVRSFMESYYAAMRAAIDAHGGTLVKLLGDGVMAAFGVPHVAEDDAIRAVHAGTAMQQAFRQLAREHADIDLRVAINTGEVVVGTDNADVLGDPVNVAARLQQEARAGDVVVGETTRRLVAAHVTLEPLGSFTLRGRAEQVKAYRLVSLERPSRVATAAFVGRSMEMGRITAIFDAAVAQPAARLAVLLGSPGLGKSRLIAEITSSLGDNATAVFAQCDAAGGKTFAPIAGALRELLGAGLVESGDATDSAGTLRSAVEAAIPTSDAERLRIASGIAALLVGSPASPEETFFVIRRFLTGLAQNRPVVLVIDDLHWAEPLLLDLVEHLVQWGSGVPLLVLIGARPELRDLRSSLVTRGGIVSDVITLVGLDAGAAMQLAASVIGASDLPATVVAKVLSTTEGNPLFVGELVRMLVDEGALERQGDRWIIGANLAALEMPPTIHALLAARIERLRPEERTVLEHASVVGRHFSRSAVCALLGLSGSELDARLETLRRTELIEPDTGWFLGEPVLRFHHVLIRDAAYRRLLKGKRAELHAQLAEWIEAKVRDAPEHDETVGHHLEQAHRLLSELGQQDQKTRMLGERAANRLAAAGRRALGGDDVPLAANLLGRAIARLDAGDTARAELALDWCEALLSAGDVAQAKTAIAELSRFTTPRAADLTTADETTAIRRLSAWHVCFTGQLTVLTSPQGLQDVAGSVSAASKELASLGDSAGEAKAHFVHALALARLGKVGSCEGALDRALAAARGAGDRRRANTVLAIAPIAALWGPSPVTRASGRCLDVVRVLRITQGAPAVEAVALSCQGVLEALRGRTEAARRMITSAHKMVEELGITQRVLEADVSAGLVELLEGDAPAAERNLRGAYEGLRDLGLGIGAAQASALLARALLAQNRDAEAEALSYESELLAGDDLKAAIAWRGVRAEALARRGEHDAAVELATAAVELASATDALLDHADARLALAAALRAAGRDAEADAEERRARELWDAKGATLLAERAPRPAVSAGPTIATAAAQPPTAVANTARSGRRFTRNFAVQNRDRIASAIAAADVQALDTVYRSDVEVIDHLHARSYGYDGVRELMRLRIVESETATLPYEPLATLGESLLVCRVRSTSTGSTVGTATIGATDVPYIEVINADEAGRARRIYIFGEDKLGEAIVCLYERYAELQPDGPARNRAAQVARSVAAYDGPFNPDRLASELSPGFRFIDHRPLATWSARDPNEFVKHWRLQRDLAPDVAQRFEDVLACTLDALLVRVTAFGTGRDSGGAFENRTCCVLTFAPDGRSIGGELFEAECEAEARARFDEITTGWPPRAVRRRVRPNAATVATDRISAVVERRDASGLDHLVHDSFVEIDHPTGSTYGKAEATASIVRLLRSDDVSYNVEPLAILGPLMLGRRRIHASGAHGQRFDVGEYENHTILVAEVDENGIVVRHEVFAPDRLGQAITRLYELYAEREPEGPERSRALGIARSAIFGGPIDLDHMEASLAPSSTNVDHRVFSTWSAQNREEFMQHWRQQAVLTTGFSARTDDVLALEPDTALIRSTYFGTSRQSGGAFENPLCLLFEFGADGIISSCNTFEAEQEVEALAHFDEMIRSKGARLAELRATSAPTEHPFANVASRAIRTPSEASSAGEWTAALRKGNAASEMMERWRATFDVAFATGDWSAMRALCAPAMVFDDRRRLALISGDSELLIASARERVAIGARPEMRIVGAAGERVILQNLLWSGGPPDGRFEIEYLSVQEADEAGRLTAIVLFDNDVWRDAQREAWKRWAAIDPSVESITTALGRLIDAWNAKDRDLLHDAHAANLVVEDHRHDGIGHLEGSQAYLAAVTALWSLAPDLQFAAGSFWLATAANGGVFHTRRIGMVPGDGGAYQSDYLVLMLVDSGRISHFEFFETVDADAALARFDELRTDPGSARIASPSALARN
- a CDS encoding sialate O-acetylesterase encodes the protein MHRLRFAVVVFAALAAFPAHAAISFKAESGNRPEIFGSGMVLQRGKTVPIWGKAIPSVPVRAEFIDRSMAPGLQILQSRSTTSNASGRWVVRFDDLPVGGPYEIAFYEDAATSPSVVLSDVLVGDVWLLSGQSNMVIRGPKGDDAALYPGIRAMTILRWGQRPSGAAFYFGAELTDHLSIPIGLVNRAQSDTALGHWLPPETAGDSDSVVQSLFTGCGGEIINRCLYYEQNIRPLERPVEPGEPREAMALRGVVWWQGEKGIDRMTPGDYAHLFPAMMRAWRSNFGQPDLPFVYHELPSGTGLRWTDLAARELPLTNPLTDWQAQQHAMFFRTLAVPRTSVMTSIDLKSGTHPQQFDLYGRRLGDAALGTTYAVRGEIGAFPYSGPIYESAALEAVPGGPSQVRIRFRENTADGLKIGPATASAAAPLHGFAVCCNTAGGFVFADAHIENDNEVVVSHPDVATPTVVNYAIGHNPTWANLFNGNDFGAAPFSTALAPFVDQDPDADGFWEPGAYTEGP